A region of Methanobacterium spitsbergense DNA encodes the following proteins:
- a CDS encoding ArsR/SmtB family transcription factor encodes METKEMAKIFKALSNPNRLELYLQIVKKHETSYKTNCECLISEIAESFNIGAPTISHHLKELTNAELIFTERKGKYLVARVNEEIVNEVNELLKLQ; translated from the coding sequence ATGGAAACAAAAGAAATGGCCAAAATATTTAAAGCTCTATCAAACCCTAATAGATTAGAATTATATTTACAAATAGTTAAAAAGCATGAAACAAGTTATAAAACAAACTGTGAATGTTTAATAAGTGAAATTGCTGAATCATTTAATATAGGAGCACCTACAATTTCTCATCATCTTAAAGAATTAACCAACGCTGAATTAATTTTTACTGAAAGAAAAGGTAAATATTTAGTTGCCAGAGTTAATGAAGAAATAGTTAACGAAGTAAATGAACTTTTAAAGCTACAATAA
- the lonB gene encoding ATP-dependent protease LonB, translated as MTNLNSSFKEKLDFKSYKSSGDIEVPERIIDQIIGQEEAVETVIKAAKQRRNVLLIGEPGIGKSMLAKGMAELLPPEELQDILVYPNMEDNNNPLIGAMPAGEGKKVVMTYRVKAKSQGERKNILMMAIIGAIIVIGFLLQQYLAAIIAAGIVLLVIMQMKPKNNVMVPKLLVNNDSKNTAPFVDATGAHAGALLGDVRHDPYQSGGLGTPAHERVEAGMIHKSNKGVLYVDEIGSMQMKTQQELLTAMQEKKYSITGQSESSSGAMVRSDEVPCDFVLVASGNLQVLKGMHIALRSRIRGYGYEVFMKDSMDDNLENRNKLVQFIAQEVKKDGRIPHFSREAVEEIIHEAQRRSGKKDELTLKLRDLGGLVRAAGDIATGEGADSVTLAHVISAKKLARTLEQQIADRYIDQRKTYSVFKSEGSKVGIVNGLAIIGDRSGILLPIAAEAAPAQSKDEGKIIATGKLGEIAKEAVQNVSALIKKNTGTDISNHDIHIQFLQSYEGIEGDSASVSIATAVISALENVPVDQTVALTGSLSVRGDVMPVGGVTGKIEAAAEAGMKKVIIPESNMDDVLIEERYKDKIEIIPVRNMSDVLENALLGSGKEGLVTKMKKITDKVPKGIIPKPTKPTIH; from the coding sequence ATGACAAATTTAAACAGTTCATTTAAAGAAAAACTTGATTTCAAGAGTTATAAATCTTCTGGAGATATAGAAGTACCTGAGAGGATTATAGATCAGATCATAGGTCAAGAAGAGGCAGTAGAAACAGTAATAAAAGCTGCAAAACAAAGGCGAAATGTTCTTTTAATAGGAGAACCGGGAATAGGTAAATCAATGCTAGCTAAGGGAATGGCAGAATTATTACCACCCGAAGAACTTCAGGATATACTAGTTTATCCTAACATGGAGGATAACAATAATCCCCTTATTGGTGCTATGCCTGCAGGTGAGGGTAAGAAAGTTGTAATGACTTACAGGGTTAAGGCAAAGTCTCAAGGAGAAAGGAAGAATATTTTAATGATGGCCATAATTGGAGCCATCATAGTAATTGGATTTTTATTACAACAGTACCTGGCAGCTATTATAGCTGCAGGAATAGTTCTACTTGTAATAATGCAGATGAAACCCAAAAATAATGTCATGGTTCCAAAACTCTTAGTGAACAACGATAGCAAAAACACAGCACCATTTGTTGACGCAACAGGTGCCCATGCAGGAGCACTCCTGGGTGATGTAAGGCATGACCCTTACCAGTCAGGTGGACTCGGAACTCCTGCCCATGAACGTGTAGAAGCAGGAATGATACATAAATCCAACAAGGGAGTACTGTATGTTGATGAAATAGGTAGCATGCAGATGAAAACCCAGCAAGAGCTATTAACAGCTATGCAGGAGAAAAAATACTCCATAACCGGACAAAGCGAATCAAGCAGTGGAGCAATGGTACGTTCAGACGAAGTGCCATGTGATTTTGTTCTTGTTGCGTCTGGAAATCTTCAGGTGCTTAAAGGAATGCATATAGCACTACGTTCAAGGATAAGAGGTTATGGTTACGAAGTGTTCATGAAAGATTCTATGGATGACAACTTGGAAAATAGGAACAAATTGGTTCAGTTCATAGCCCAAGAAGTTAAAAAAGATGGTAGAATACCACATTTCAGCAGAGAAGCGGTTGAAGAAATAATTCATGAAGCACAGAGAAGGTCCGGTAAAAAAGATGAATTAACTCTTAAATTGAGAGATCTTGGTGGTCTTGTAAGGGCTGCAGGTGACATAGCTACAGGTGAAGGTGCTGACAGTGTAACACTGGCACATGTTATAAGTGCCAAAAAACTTGCCAGAACACTGGAACAACAGATAGCAGACAGATACATAGATCAAAGAAAAACTTACAGTGTCTTCAAATCTGAGGGCAGCAAAGTTGGAATAGTGAATGGCCTAGCTATTATTGGGGACAGAAGCGGTATATTACTACCAATAGCTGCAGAAGCAGCTCCTGCTCAAAGTAAAGATGAAGGAAAGATAATTGCCACAGGTAAACTTGGAGAGATTGCTAAAGAAGCAGTTCAAAACGTCAGTGCATTGATTAAAAAGAACACAGGTACCGATATTTCAAATCACGACATTCACATACAATTCTTACAATCATACGAAGGGATTGAAGGTGACAGTGCAAGTGTATCTATTGCAACTGCAGTTATATCTGCCCTTGAAAACGTTCCAGTTGATCAGACAGTAGCATTAACCGGATCATTGAGTGTTAGAGGTGATGTTATGCCTGTTGGCGGTGTTACTGGAAAAATTGAAGCAGCAGCTGAGGCAGGTATGAAAAAGGTTATTATTCCTGAATCAAACATGGATGATGTTCTTATTGAGGAACGTTACAAAGATAAGATCGAAATTATTCCAGTTCGAAACATGAGCGATGTCCTGGAAAATGCACTTTTAGGAAGTGGCAAAGAAGGATTAGTCACAAAGATGAAAAAAATCACAGACAAAGTCCCAAAAGGCATTATTCCAAAACCAACTAAACCAACGATTCATTAA